A single window of Candidatus Hydrogenedentota bacterium DNA harbors:
- a CDS encoding heparinase II/III family protein, giving the protein MTKTKRCLIPVCAAWLLIFAVSPPGFALEQWPVLLDSVKNDADMQPYAAVLIEKAREAAALPIIKRPKTLAEVGQNRTWLDGRSNALEDEIRETFALAMADFAACSALAQELPVLAAAYRLTGEKTLLGHIVAQLEEMTAWSPLQRPGWTLYAPGHRLPPDGKDGNWLATGCGVRAIADTLALLPEDALDAGLLARIHALLEMEIAGVADDWQQKRPWFVRSDNPVTNQWVLPTEGLVRACLVLGVDAHRDAYELGVRNLLRALDAHGARGEFEEGFGYAGFTVTSLAHTAFAMAVAGDRRAIDHPFLKHFPTWYVHHLQPGKMVINCFDAGGAYDKAADMRPLLSLLAVCTGDPVCLWGLDRVGGPSDDLPGLAARGIPADAPRVAPPLFAQYERAARVNWRGSWQDDATGVWVRGGHPLDQHDHQDRGHVNFILRGQPVLIEAGTPAYHHPLMMTHYATGAGHNVLQIGTDAPERGGDAGEYVWFPGWQKRGGAAPVTVNRLDGEGGDVTVDGTACYDGLTQWSRTVAWTADQLRVTDHVRLAENAPGIILFRWHLGTESPVNLAGEGTSWSADWPGARITLEADTPLTATQSLKPDHTLAGHTGEDAPTNVHTCLIVQTTAPESALSLTTTAL; this is encoded by the coding sequence ATGACGAAGACAAAGCGTTGCCTTATCCCTGTGTGCGCCGCGTGGCTCCTCATCTTTGCCGTTTCGCCGCCCGGATTTGCGCTCGAGCAGTGGCCTGTGTTGCTGGATTCGGTCAAGAACGACGCGGATATGCAGCCCTATGCCGCAGTACTCATCGAAAAGGCCCGCGAAGCTGCCGCCTTGCCGATCATCAAGCGTCCGAAGACACTTGCCGAGGTGGGACAGAACCGCACGTGGCTCGACGGACGCAGCAACGCGCTTGAAGATGAAATCCGCGAGACGTTTGCGCTCGCGATGGCCGATTTCGCGGCCTGCAGCGCGCTCGCGCAGGAATTGCCGGTGCTCGCGGCGGCCTATCGCCTTACGGGCGAAAAAACGCTCCTTGGTCACATAGTTGCGCAATTGGAGGAAATGACCGCGTGGTCGCCGTTGCAGCGGCCCGGCTGGACCCTCTATGCGCCGGGGCATCGCCTTCCGCCGGACGGCAAGGACGGCAACTGGCTCGCGACCGGCTGCGGCGTGCGCGCGATTGCGGACACGCTCGCCCTATTGCCGGAAGACGCGCTCGACGCCGGGCTCCTCGCGCGCATCCACGCGTTGCTCGAAATGGAAATCGCGGGCGTTGCCGACGATTGGCAACAGAAGCGCCCGTGGTTCGTGCGCTCGGACAATCCGGTAACGAACCAGTGGGTATTGCCGACGGAAGGGCTTGTGCGCGCCTGTCTCGTGTTGGGTGTGGATGCTCACCGCGACGCCTACGAACTGGGCGTGCGCAACCTGCTGCGTGCGCTCGACGCGCACGGCGCACGCGGCGAATTCGAGGAAGGCTTCGGCTACGCGGGGTTTACCGTCACGTCGCTTGCGCACACGGCCTTTGCCATGGCCGTCGCGGGCGACCGCCGCGCCATCGACCACCCGTTCCTGAAACACTTCCCCACGTGGTATGTCCATCATCTGCAACCCGGCAAGATGGTCATCAACTGCTTCGACGCGGGCGGCGCCTATGACAAGGCGGCGGACATGCGCCCGCTCCTGTCGCTGCTCGCGGTCTGCACCGGCGACCCCGTGTGCCTCTGGGGCCTCGACCGGGTTGGCGGGCCGTCGGATGACCTGCCGGGCCTTGCCGCGCGCGGAATACCCGCGGACGCGCCGCGCGTCGCGCCGCCGCTCTTCGCGCAGTACGAACGCGCCGCTCGCGTGAACTGGCGCGGCAGTTGGCAGGACGACGCGACGGGCGTCTGGGTGCGCGGCGGCCATCCCCTGGACCAGCACGACCACCAGGACCGCGGCCACGTGAACTTCATTCTTCGCGGGCAGCCGGTGCTCATCGAGGCGGGCACGCCCGCGTACCACCATCCGCTCATGATGACGCACTATGCGACCGGCGCCGGGCACAACGTCCTGCAAATCGGGACCGACGCGCCCGAACGCGGGGGCGACGCGGGCGAATACGTCTGGTTCCCCGGCTGGCAGAAGCGCGGCGGCGCCGCGCCGGTCACCGTGAACCGGCTCGACGGCGAGGGCGGCGATGTGACTGTGGACGGGACCGCCTGCTACGACGGACTGACGCAATGGTCGCGCACCGTGGCCTGGACCGCGGACCAGTTGCGCGTCACGGACCACGTTCGGCTTGCGGAAAACGCGCCCGGCATCATTCTCTTCCGCTGGCACCTTGGCACGGAATCGCCCGTGAACCTCGCCGGCGAAGGCACATCGTGGAGTGCGGACTGGCCGGGCGCGCGCATCACCCTTGAAGCCGACACGCCCTTGACCGCAACGCAAAGCCTCAAGCCGGACCACACCCTCGCGGGCCACACCGGCGAAGACGCGCCGACGAACGTCCACACCTGCCTCATCGTCCAGACCACCGCGCCGGAATCCGCCCTGTCTCTCACCACCACCGCCCTCTAA
- a CDS encoding ABC transporter permease subunit: protein MSRLAHIAAVFCELAALVLLGVAMGAGRLDQGWSFHGPVFGALLLLAMLTGTVLPRQMLRSACVHGLLVLGAVLFTLPFAWLLVTSFKYPEEVAAYPPRWVPAVPGATTRSPFVNAELFDDWRVPDALAPERWETLRPRAEAVLWEAGRALLGPDRVRGLADRELRPVLTRALWQATSLSVPLDIWEKADTVILGALRARVDSERMEQVWNLVFRCVALRAPSFADIERREYPLDATRPFEAYATPIGAARLAARPVSLLPDAAPFLLLEYDMSTEPEAGFRAELPLPMPPEQLLSVTVPLRQDRSWHRLRVELELGGRRYVSDARLYLGLYRWQELSFKIAERDARDERDVGIWPLAAARDQQNAFNEPGRCRLTVRLHRASAFAALWNKYTQNYRDAWVAGKHWDSYIFNSGYLVGFNVLGQIIACSLVAYAFARLRWPGRDALFFIMLATMMLPPQVTMIPVFLVFKELGWYNTLKPLWAPAFTGAAFFIFLLRQFMMGIPRDLEDAARIDGCGFYETYGRIILPLVKPALAAVGIFTFMNTWNDFMGPLIYVSDQRLYPLALGLFDFRQEHGAEFGMLMAASTLMILPVVILFFFAQRYFIQGVTLTGMKN from the coding sequence GTGAGCCGCCTTGCGCACATAGCCGCGGTCTTCTGCGAACTGGCCGCGCTGGTCCTGCTCGGTGTCGCGATGGGCGCAGGCCGGCTCGACCAGGGCTGGTCTTTCCACGGCCCGGTATTCGGGGCGCTGTTGCTGCTGGCGATGCTCACCGGGACGGTGTTGCCAAGGCAAATGCTGCGTTCGGCGTGTGTACACGGCCTGCTTGTGCTGGGCGCGGTGCTGTTCACGCTTCCGTTCGCATGGCTGCTCGTCACCAGTTTCAAATATCCCGAGGAAGTTGCCGCCTATCCGCCGCGCTGGGTTCCCGCCGTGCCAGGCGCCACGACCCGTTCGCCTTTCGTGAACGCCGAACTGTTCGACGATTGGCGCGTCCCCGACGCGCTTGCCCCGGAACGCTGGGAAACGCTCCGCCCCCGCGCCGAGGCGGTCCTTTGGGAGGCGGGCAGGGCACTGCTCGGGCCGGACCGGGTCCGGGGACTCGCGGACCGTGAGTTACGGCCCGTGTTGACGCGGGCGCTCTGGCAGGCAACCTCCTTGAGCGTTCCTCTCGACATCTGGGAAAAGGCGGATACGGTCATCCTCGGGGCCTTGCGCGCGCGCGTCGACAGCGAGCGCATGGAGCAGGTCTGGAACCTGGTCTTCCGGTGTGTAGCTTTACGCGCGCCGTCTTTCGCGGATATCGAACGCCGCGAATATCCCCTGGACGCCACGCGCCCCTTCGAGGCGTACGCGACCCCCATCGGCGCCGCGCGGCTCGCGGCCCGGCCCGTGTCTCTCCTGCCGGATGCCGCGCCGTTCCTCCTGTTGGAATACGACATGTCCACGGAACCGGAGGCCGGGTTCCGTGCGGAACTGCCGCTCCCCATGCCGCCGGAACAACTGCTGAGCGTCACGGTGCCCTTGCGCCAGGACCGGAGCTGGCACCGGCTGCGGGTGGAACTGGAACTCGGCGGACGACGCTACGTTTCGGACGCCCGGCTGTATCTCGGCCTGTACCGCTGGCAGGAGCTTTCGTTCAAGATTGCCGAACGGGACGCGCGCGACGAACGCGATGTCGGCATCTGGCCGCTCGCCGCCGCCCGCGATCAGCAGAACGCCTTCAACGAGCCGGGCCGATGCCGCCTGACCGTGCGCCTGCACCGCGCGTCGGCGTTCGCCGCGCTCTGGAACAAGTACACGCAGAACTACCGCGACGCGTGGGTGGCCGGCAAGCATTGGGACAGCTACATCTTCAACAGCGGGTATCTGGTTGGGTTCAACGTGCTGGGCCAGATAATCGCGTGCTCGCTCGTCGCTTACGCGTTCGCGCGGCTGCGGTGGCCGGGACGCGACGCTCTCTTCTTCATCATGCTCGCGACGATGATGCTGCCGCCACAGGTGACCATGATCCCCGTCTTCCTCGTGTTCAAGGAATTGGGCTGGTACAACACGCTGAAACCCCTCTGGGCGCCCGCATTCACGGGCGCGGCGTTCTTCATCTTTCTGCTGCGTCAGTTCATGATGGGCATCCCGCGCGACCTCGAGGATGCCGCGCGGATCGACGGTTGCGGCTTCTACGAGACCTATGGCCGCATCATCCTGCCGCTCGTGAAACCCGCGCTCGCGGCAGTCGGCATCTTCACGTTCATGAACACGTGGAACGATTTCATGGGGCCGCTCATCTACGTCAGCGATCAGCGCCTCTATCCGCTGGCGCTGGGCCTTTTCGATTTCCGCCAGGAGCACGGCGCGGAATTCGGCATGCTCATGGCAGCATCCACGTTGATGATCCTGCCCGTTGTGATACTCTTCTTTTTCGCGCAGCGCTATTTCATTCAGGGGGTCACCCTGACGGGCATGAAAAACTGA
- a CDS encoding SDR family NAD(P)-dependent oxidoreductase, whose amino-acid sequence MRDIADKVALVTGAGSGIGKATAVALAREGARLVLCDVNEAAVRETASEVTAISTCLAARRVDVSKADEVEAFANEVHALAPAVDILVNNAGVHLVGGILDLSLEDWKWVLGVNLWGVIRCSHCFVRKMAERGAGGHVVNVSSMHGFWAAPHVIGYLTGKFGIYGFSEALRADLRPYGIGVSTVCPGMIRTRLLENMRYKAGPDTAAARDHVEEIYRRRDYGPEKVARAIVRAIRRNRRRVFVSPESWLMYRIVRLSPELGAIIARAAVRRMFPGAGTNNPRRKE is encoded by the coding sequence ATGAGAGACATCGCGGACAAGGTAGCGCTGGTCACGGGCGCGGGCAGCGGCATCGGCAAGGCCACGGCCGTCGCGCTTGCCCGCGAAGGCGCGCGACTCGTGTTGTGTGACGTGAACGAAGCGGCGGTGCGCGAAACCGCTTCGGAGGTCACGGCGATCTCGACCTGCCTCGCGGCGCGGCGCGTGGATGTATCGAAGGCGGATGAGGTGGAAGCCTTCGCGAACGAGGTCCACGCGCTCGCGCCTGCTGTCGACATTCTCGTGAACAACGCGGGCGTGCATCTTGTCGGGGGCATTCTCGACCTCTCCCTCGAAGACTGGAAATGGGTGCTCGGCGTGAACCTGTGGGGGGTGATCCGTTGCAGCCACTGCTTCGTGCGCAAGATGGCAGAACGCGGCGCGGGCGGGCACGTCGTGAACGTGTCGTCCATGCACGGTTTCTGGGCCGCGCCGCACGTCATCGGCTACCTGACCGGCAAGTTCGGCATCTACGGCTTCTCGGAAGCGCTCCGGGCTGACTTGCGGCCTTACGGCATCGGCGTTTCCACCGTATGCCCCGGCATGATCCGCACGCGCTTGCTCGAGAACATGCGATACAAGGCCGGACCGGACACCGCCGCCGCGCGCGATCATGTCGAGGAAATCTATCGCCGCCGCGATTACGGGCCCGAGAAGGTGGCGCGCGCCATCGTCCGCGCGATTCGCCGGAACCGGCGCCGCGTGTTCGTCTCGCCGGAATCGTGGCTGATGTACCGCATCGTCCGCCTCTCTCCCGAACTGGGCGCAATCATCGCCCGTGCGGCCGTCCGGCGCATGTTTCCCGGGGCTGGAACGAACAATCCGCGGAGAAAAGAGTGA
- a CDS encoding Gfo/Idh/MocA family oxidoreductase yields the protein MHRVRIGFVGVGAMGQCAHLRNYVTLPDCEVSAIAELRPELARKVAAKYGVPRVYRDHRALLAAEKLDGIVASQPFTRHGALVPELLEAGVPIFTEKPLAASVETGQRLLRAVEQSGTWLMAGYHKRSDPATMYAKSEIDRLKQSAELGRIRYVRILMPAGDWIASGFTDLVQSDEPMPPLECEPPASDMDAATYDEYVSFVNYYIHQVNLIRHLLGEPYHLRYADKSGVLLVAESESGVAGTIEMSPYKTTVDWQEEALVAFDHGYVKLSLPAPLAANRPGRVEILRDPGKGARPETVSPSLPWVHAMRQQAMHFLAAIRGETRPPCDAREALDDLLVAREYIRLRFEK from the coding sequence ATGCACAGAGTGCGCATCGGATTTGTCGGCGTGGGCGCGATGGGGCAGTGCGCCCATCTGAGGAATTACGTCACGCTACCGGATTGCGAAGTTTCGGCTATCGCCGAACTGCGGCCCGAACTCGCGCGGAAGGTGGCGGCGAAGTACGGCGTGCCGCGCGTCTATCGCGATCACCGCGCCCTGCTCGCGGCGGAGAAACTGGACGGCATCGTCGCGTCGCAGCCGTTCACGCGGCATGGCGCGCTTGTGCCGGAACTCCTGGAAGCGGGCGTGCCCATCTTCACGGAAAAGCCGCTCGCGGCTTCGGTGGAAACCGGACAGCGCCTCCTGCGCGCGGTCGAACAGAGCGGCACATGGCTCATGGCCGGCTACCACAAACGCAGCGATCCCGCCACGATGTACGCGAAGTCCGAGATCGACCGCTTGAAACAGTCGGCTGAACTCGGCCGCATCCGGTACGTGCGCATCCTCATGCCCGCGGGCGACTGGATCGCGTCCGGGTTCACAGACCTGGTCCAATCGGACGAACCCATGCCGCCGCTGGAATGCGAGCCGCCTGCGTCCGATATGGATGCCGCCACATACGACGAGTACGTGAGCTTCGTGAACTACTACATCCATCAGGTGAACCTGATTCGGCATCTCCTGGGTGAACCGTATCATCTGAGGTATGCGGACAAGAGCGGGGTCCTGCTCGTCGCCGAAAGCGAGAGCGGCGTTGCCGGAACCATCGAGATGTCGCCCTACAAGACCACTGTCGATTGGCAGGAAGAGGCCCTCGTAGCGTTCGATCACGGTTACGTCAAGTTGTCGCTGCCTGCGCCGCTCGCCGCGAATCGGCCGGGCCGCGTCGAAATCCTGCGCGACCCCGGCAAGGGCGCCCGGCCGGAAACCGTGTCGCCGTCCCTGCCCTGGGTCCACGCGATGCGCCAGCAGGCGATGCACTTCTTGGCGGCCATCCGCGGCGAGACGCGGCCGCCGTGCGATGCGCGCGAGGCGCTGGATGATTTGCTTGTCGCGCGCGAGTATATTCGCCTGCGCTTCGAGAAATAG